A portion of the Bradysia coprophila strain Holo2 unplaced genomic scaffold, BU_Bcop_v1 contig_297, whole genome shotgun sequence genome contains these proteins:
- the LOC119078898 gene encoding serine protease snake-like, giving the protein MVRYFGFVAFVCYQFYLANSNFIFNNYNPNDLDVGSSCRFNGNNSKGICREITHCPGAHRDLYQRHISPTICAFRSNNEHLVCCGYKRRYEAYCDNHRGSPETVRVCPSPVLLYECENDSGSKFHSFKNGLTHGVRAGSIPYMVALGWQFSEATQYKCGGIMISRRFVLTAAHCTQFKGIQPNILRIGAEHLLNDDPQNTYKIIDIITHPGYKEPLYYHDIALIQYDAKNGHHFKDDFACLPPEHLISDEYVVYDPSEWGEMEALGYGATSFGGPTDDTHLLRVNIDRLPSELCVQSFPPDENQPKGYQKNVQICAGDISEDGRDTCQGDSGGPLQRIFKETLVSQDITYVFGITSFGRACATGAPGVYTRVTAHLDWIESIVWPSEISDGDNLTQHFDCGEEQKICLKKIRSYYQNDDPLWPIDPNAKW; this is encoded by the exons ATGGTTAGATATTTTGGGTTTGTGGCATTTGTTTGTTATCAGTTTTATCTGGCGAattccaatttcattttcaataactATAACCCAAACGATCTCGATGTCGGATCGTCATGCAGATTCAATGGTAACAATTCGAAAGGCATTTGCAGAGAAATCACGCATTGTCCCGGCGCTCACAGAGATTTGTATCAACGTCACATTTCACCGACTATCTGTGCATTTCGCTCAAACAACGAACACTTAGTGTGCTGTGGGTATAAACGCAGATACGAGGCTT ATTGTGATAATCACAGAGGCTCACCAGAGACAGTCCGTGTTTGTCCTAGCCCGGTTCTACTATATGAATGCGAAAATGACAGTGGATCCAAATTCCATTCGTTTAAGAACGGATTAACTCATGGTGTTCGGGCTGGCTCCATTCCATACATG GTAGCTCTTGGATGGCAATTTTCTGAAGCAACGCAATACAAATGTGGCGGCATTATGATATCACGAAGGTTTGTTTTGACGGCGGCGCATTGTACGCAATTTAAAGG GATACAGCCAAATATTTTACGAATTGGTGCTGAACATTTATTAAACGATGATCCACAAAACACCTACAAAATAATCGACATAATTACGCACCCCGGATATAAGGAACCACTTTATTACCACGATATCGCACTGATCCAATACGATGCAAAAAATGGACATCACTTTAAGGATGACTTTGCTTGTTTACCCCCAGAGCATCTGATCAGTGATGAATATGTTGTTTATGATCCATCAGAATGGGGTGAAATGGAAGCACTTGGTTATGGTGCCACCTCATTCG GCGGTCCAACTGATGACACACATTTACTTAGAGTCAACATCGACCGTTTGCCTTCCGAATTATGTGTTCAATCATTCCCACCCGATGAAAATCAACCAAAAGGCTATCAGAAGAATGTGCAAATATGCGCTGGCGATATTAGCGAAGACGGCCGTGATACTTGTCAG GGCGATAGCGGTGGGCCGCTCCAACGGATTTTCAAAGAAACATTGGTGTCGCAGGATATCACATATGTATTTGGCATCACTTCGTTTGGTCGGGCGTGTGCTACAGGAGCTCCAGGAGTCTACACTCGCGTCACAGCTCATTTGGATTGGATCGAAAGCATTGTGTGGCCGTCGGAAATATCTGACGGTGATAATTTGACTCAGCATTTTGACTGTGGCGAAGAACAAAAGATTTGCTTGAAGAAAATCAGATCTTATTACCAAAATGATGATCCTCTCTGGCCTATAGATCCAAATGCGAAATGGTGA